In the Sus scrofa isolate TJ Tabasco breed Duroc chromosome 6, Sscrofa11.1, whole genome shotgun sequence genome, one interval contains:
- the HES5 gene encoding transcription factor HES-5 encodes MAPSTVAVELLSPKEKNRLRKPVVEKMRRDRINSSIEQLKLLLEQEFARHQPNSKLEKADILEMAVSYLKHSKAFAAAAGPKSLHQDYSEGYSWCLQEAVQFLTLHAASDTQMKLLYHFQRPPAAPATPAKEPKAPGTAPAPTPAKAAAAAAARQPACGLWRPW; translated from the exons ATGGCCCCCAGCACCGTGGCCGTGGAGCTGCTCAGCCCCAAAGAGAAGAACCGA CTGCGGAAGCCGGTGGTGGAGAAGATGCGCCGCGACCGCATCAACAGCAGTATCGAGCAGCTGAAGCTGCTGCTGGAGCAGGAATTCGCGCGCCACCAGCCCAACTCCAAGCTGGAGAAGGCCGACATCCTGGAGATGGCCGTCAGCTACCTGAAACACAGCAAAG CcttcgccgccgccgccggccccAAGAGCCTGCACCAGGACTACAGCGAGGGCTACTCGTGGTGCCTGCAGGAGGCCGTGCAGTTCCTGACGCTGCACGCGGCCAGCGACACGCAGATGAAGCTGCTCTACCACTTCCAGCGACCCCCGGCCGCGCCCGCCACGCCCGCCAAGGAGCCCAAGGCGCCCGGCACCGCGCCCGCGCCCACCCCGGCCaaggccgccgccgccgccgccgcgcgccAGCCCGCCTGCGGCCTCTGGCGGCCGTGGTGA